ACGGGAAAGATAGGCTGTAGAAGCGATAGGATTCCCTATTAAATGATTAATCCATCTACAAAGTAGATCTAAGATGAAGATGATAGGGCGCAACAATAAAGAGAAAAAGTATAAAAAGGGTACCCCAAATAGCCCCATATGTTCTGCATAACGTCTACCTAAAGACATAGGGGTAATCTCTGCAAAAATCAAGATAAGAATAATCTGCGATAGAGGGGCGAAATCGGGACTTAAACCAATAGCATCATAGAAACGACGCGAGCACTCCGAGCCAAAAAATAAAGCGGTATTTATTCCAATAAGCGTTGTTCCAAATAAAAGAGCGGGATGATTTAGCAAGTAATTTAACCAAAGAGCGCTTTTTTTCTTTTTACTGACATAATATTGCAAGCGCACTTTATTAAAAGAAACACAAGCCATTTCCGTCATAGAAAAAAATCCTTGAACAACTAGGCAAAGAAGTGTAAAAAAGAGAAAAGCCTTCCAAGATTGCATCAATAGCTTCCTTTTGAAGAAGAGACTTTTATTAGTCTTACATATATACGGCGTACGCGTTTATGATCTGAGGCTAATACATGAAATAAAAAGCCATAAGCCGTATATTTAAATCCTGCTTTAGGAATATCTCCTATTTTCTCTGTTAACCAACCTCCTAAAGTAATCATATTATTTATATTTGGCAGAGCTATCCCAAAGATCTTTTCGAATTCAGAAAGCTCTAGTTTGCCGCTTGCAATGATAATGCCTTTGCCCGATGAAGTATAATCGGCTTTTTCATCTCTTGCATCTGCAATCTCTCCAACGACTGTTTCTACTAAATCCTCCAAAGCAATTAAACCTGACACAGACCCATACTCATCGACTACCAAAGCTAAAAACTCTTGTCTATCAAGCATTTGTCTTAAAAGTATGGGAGCTGAAGTCATTTCAGGAACAAAAAAGGGTTTTTGTAAAATAGCTATCATATCTTTTGGCTGATGTAGTTTTTCTTTATGAAGAAAATAGATTTGGCTGGTCATAATGCCGATCACAGAATCGAGATTCTTTTGACAAACAGGAACCCGAGAGCATTGTTGGTCCACAAACATACGCACAAGTTTTGTTAAAGGCTCTTCTAAATCAAAGAATAGGATATCAGTCCTAGGTCTCATTAATTCTTTGACTTGAGATTCACTTAATTGTAGATAACCTTGTATAAGTTCTGCTTCTTCTTCATTTAGCACTCCTAACTGACGAGATGCCTTTAAAGCATATTCCAATTCATCAACTGAGATATCAGGCTCTTTTTTCAAGAAAGAAAATAATAATCTCATCAGAAATTGCGTAATGGTTACTAAAACTTTTCTAACCGGTAAAAAAAAGTTTTGCAGTCGATAAATATAAGGAGCTACTCGATAAGAAATTGTATCATTATTAGCAAGGCCAATCGATTTAGGAATCATTTCACCAAATGTCAAGGTCAATACAAGAGGTAATCCAATATGTAAAATCCATGCAGAAAAACCATCAAATAAACTAGATATGACATTCTGAAATAAAATATTGGTAATTACATTCAATACTAGAATCGTAATGATTAAATCACGAGGAGAAGAGAGCAGATGAGCAACCAATTGCTTGCGTCGATCTACATCTGCTCTAAAAACCTTGACCTTCATTGAAGATAAAGAAAACAATGCCACTTCTGAACAGGAAAAAAAAGCAGAAGAAAGAAGAAGCAATACCAATAAAAAAATAGCAAAAGCTAATCCCAAAGAATCACTCATCTTTTGTAAAATAGACTTTTAATTGTCCCTCAGGAACTAGCCCTAAGCCCTTCATCAAGGTTAACTCAATCCATGCTGAATCTTTTTGGGAATTAATTTGTAGCTTTAAGTCTTCTTTTTCTTCTAATAAAAATTGTTTTTCAGACTGAAGAGCGTATAATTGAGATTTCAGCACTTCTAACACCTGCTTTTTTTTTTTCATGGCATGTAAGTACATAAAGCAACAGCAAAGCATGCACAATAGTACCCATCCATATTGAAAAAAAGCATTTTTTCCAAGATTAGGTTTATGGGTTTTATTCTTAATCCACTCGTTTGATTGCATACAATTAGCAAAAGCCCTCTAAAATTTAATACTTAGAGCATCTATTCTTTTTTTTCTACTTTAAGCCACAGGCAAAGTAATCCCTTTCTGTTTCATATATTTCCCATCTCGATCTTTATAAGAGACTAAGCATTCCTCTGAGCTTTGATAAAATAAAACTTGAGCTAACCCTTCATTTGCATAGATTTTGGCAGGAAGAGGTGTAGTGTTAGAAATCTCTAAAGTCACATAGCCTTCCCATTCAGGCTCAAAAGGTGTTACATTGACAATAATGCCACATCGCGCATAAGTAGATTTACCTACACAAATTGCAAGCACATCTCTTGGAATTCGAAATTTTTCTACACTACGAGCCAACGCAAAAGAATTAGGAGGAATCGTACATTCTTCTGCTTCTATGCAGACAAAAGCATCTTCAGTAAAGTTCTTTGGATCTATGATACAGTTATCAGTATTTGTAAAAATTTTAAATTGCCCAGCTACCCTTAAATCATAGCCGTAACTTGAGAGTCCAAAACTAATTACTTTTTTTCCTTCTACGTAACGTACCTGCTCTTTTACAAAAGGGTCGATCATTTCATGTTCTTCTGCCATGTAACAAATCCAACGGTCTGGTTTTGGAGCCATATTGATTTCCCTCCTTAATTATTAGGTTTATAGATTAATAAATTTACACTTCTTAAAAGAGATAGGTATAGCGTGTGAATTCGATTTCTTGCTAGAGTTTTCATTAGTTACTAATCATAGGTTCAAATTATGCCCGATAGCTTTACCCATTCATCTTGGAATAAAAAGGATGATTTTGCTGAAATCCCATTAAGACCGCAAGCCTTATCGGAATTCGTGGGACAAGATACCATTGTTAAACGTCTAGAAGTATCTATCTTAGCAGCAAAGCAAAGAAATGAACCACTTGGGCATTGCCTTTTTCACGGCCCTCCTGGCTTGGGAAAAACTACATTAGGAACTATTTTATCCAAAGCTATGCAAACAGACCTTGTGCTTACCTCAGGCCCTTCTATTGAAAAAGCAGGTGATTTAGCAGGTATTTTAACGAATCTAAAAGAAGGCGATATTTTATTTATCGATGAAATCCATCGGTTAAATAGAGCAATTGAAGAATATCTTTACGCTGCTATGGAGGATTTTTTTCTGGATTTAATGATTGATTCTGGCCCTTCCGCTCGCAGCATTCAAGTAAAACTCAATCGTTTTACTCTAGTAGGAGCTACTACTCGTGTAGGACTCTTAAGCAGCGCTATGCGTTCTCGTTTCACTCTAAATTTCAGACTAAATTATTATTGTTTTACATTCTTAGAAAAAATTATTATGCGTACAGGACAAATTTTAGGTATATCTCTTACAAAAGAAGCTTGTCTATCCATTGCAAAACGTGCAAGAGGAACTCCTAGAATTGCCAATAACCTCTTAAAATGGGTTCGTGATTTTGCACAAATTAAAGGTTTTAGCAAAATTGATGAGCCTCTTGCAAATGAAGCACTAAATATGTTAGAAATCGACGAACTAGGCTTAGATGAGATGGATAAAAAAATCTTGTCCACTCTAATTGATTATTACCAAGGGGGACCCGTTGGTATTAGCACAATAGCTGCGGCTCTTTCCGAAGAAATTCATACTTTAGAAGAAGTATATGAGCCTTATTTAATTACCCAAGGATTTTTAAAGCGTACGCCAAGAGGCCGAGAAGCTACCACACTAGCTTATGAACACCTTAAAATCCCTTTTAAAACTTGATGGAGATCTTGTATGAAGCTACTGCTTGCTTTTGTAACACTCTCATTAATTGTGTCTAGCTTATTATGCTATAGTAAAGAAGCGTCTGTAAATACACAGACCTTAAGCGATATCTCTAAGAAACACAAACCGCAAACGATTAAAATCTTACTCCACAAAGACCTACCCCAAGCTTTTTTAGAAGCTAAAGGCCGTTATTTCGTTTATAACCCTCAAAATGATTTCCTAATTGCAAGTGGCATTTACTCTAAAAAACAACCTATTTTCTCTCAAGAAGCAGGATTAAAATGGGGTGAGCTCTTTCCTGGGGTTTCTCAAATGCGCCTTGTTCCAGGATCTTCTCAAAGCACCATCTTAGTTAATGGGATTGAATACAAAGGTTGTGTAGAAATATACGATATAAAAGGCAAGCTTCATATTATCAACGAGATTGATATTGAAAACTACCTAAGATCTACACTTTCTCTTCAATCCCTTTCCGAGTTAGATGAAGAGGTTATGGATGCACTAGCTATTATTGCACGGACTAAAGCCTATTATTTAGCAAATAAAGATCCTCTTTTGCATTGGCATGTTACTAGCTTAGAAATTGAATACCAAGGCAGCGCTCTCGCTTGTCAAAATCCAAGTATTCCTGCCTGTATCTCTCGCACACGCAATATGATCCTTACCTATCAATCAGCACCATTTGAAGCTTCATGGACAGAAGATAGCGGAGGAAAAACAGCTTCTTTTTCTAGTATTTTCCGTAAAAACATCATGACTCCTTCTGGAGTTGACTCCCCTATTGCATCTGCACAAAGAGAGAATCATAACTGGTCTTTTGTCATCTCCAAACAACAATTAGCTCGTCTATTAGATGTTAAAAGCATACAAGCATTAGATCTCTATCAAGATGCAGACTCACATAAGGTTTATGCTATTCGTTATAAAGATGGCAATAAGCTAAAACAGATGGACTTCTTTACTCTGCAGAAAAAACTAGGTGCAAAACTCAAAAGCAATGAATTTACCATTGATGCAGATGAAAAAACAGTCTGTTTTACAGGTTATGGGAAAGGACACGGTGTTGGATTATGCTTATTTAGTGCTATCTGCATGGCAAAAAATGCAAAAAAAACCCCTGAAATTCTCAATCATTTTTTTCCTAATACCAAGCTGGAGCATATGGAAAGATTATCTACTAAAACCAAAGTTTAAAAAATTTCTAAATATAAATTCTCGAAATGACAGGCACCAAAGTGAACGAAAATATCTTAAACTTTTTAAAGTTGCTCAGAATTTCAACTTAATGCTACGATATCCTTTGCCGGGGATCTTTTGGAACTGCAGAACCTGAACCAGGTCAGAACTGGAAAGTAGCAGCCTTAAGGAATTTCTGTTGTGCTAGAAATTAATCTCCGGCTTTTCTTTAAAAAGTAAAAGCCATTCCACCAAACACAGCTTGAAAAATTGTCTTGCTATCATGATGTATGCAACTTCTTCTCTGAGAGATTTGTTCTGGCGCTGTTCCAATGCCATATAAAAAGACCATTTGATATCCTGCATAAAACTTTACCCATGAAGCTGGAATCCAACCTACTTGTGCAGAAGCCTCAGTAAAAAACCCTGCTCTTACTCGCTCTTTCTTACCCTGTAGAGACTTTTCCAATCTTAAATTATTTGCCATACCCCCTGCTTTGGCAGCTATGTTCCAATAGGTAACATCTGTTGGATTAGATTGTAAAAGACAACCCAATTGCAATCCAAACATCTCATTACGCATGTTTACAAAATAAGGGTTCGCAATACCCTTAGGTACCCCAGTGATTGATAGAAGCTTTAACTTTTCTTCCAGGCGAAAATAGTGAAAGCCAAACAAGGTAGCAAAGGAAAAATAATCTTGTGCTCTTGAAGTCAAATAATACCAATAATTTGCTTCTCCCGCACAAAAAGCCACGCGGTATTTTTCCTCAATCAGATCTACTGCCGGGAAACTAGCAGCATTTTGCTTTAAAGGAATAAGCAGATTTTGATTACCAGAAACCGACTTATTAAAACGCCAAGGGTTAATATGTAAGTAGTTAAATTCCAAGCTATTAGTACAATCAGCTGTATAAACAACCCCTACGCGATAACCTGATTTAAAATCAAAATCACGCATATTAGACAAAGCACTTGTTTGGTTGGTCGTATTTTTAACAAGCGTCGTTTTCTCTATATCATTGCGTTTCAAATAGATATATTCACCATAAAAGTCTAAATTACTCTCTGCAGAAACGGTTAAAGCGTAAGCTAACGCTCCGCAAGCAACACTAATAGTCCATTGTTTTCTTTTCATAAGATCCATTTTTTTAGAAAAAATATTTTGTAAATATACCATTCGCAGCTTATAAAGTTAAGCAAAGAAATCCTTTCTTACTGTGTTTAATACACTTACAAGACCCTTATAAAACAAGAAAACAATTCGTTCAATCACAAATTAAAAATTTATTAAATTTAAATTAATTAATAAAATAAGAGGTTTTTTTAAACAAAATAAACAAATATATGCTAAAATGATCCTTTAAACTGAGGGATTTATTATGACTGTTACTCCATTATTTGCTTCTTGTAGACCACCTCTAATAGGGGAAATATCTTTTCCTAGAGGGCTATTTAGTAGTGTTTCTTCTTTTATTAGCTCTTTCTTTACTACTTATGATCCCTCTCTTTTTTCGGTTTTTTTAGATCAAAAAAATATAGGCATTATTGATCAATTATCCAACTTCGGTAAGACCTTAGAACAGTATCACCCTGGAAAAACACGCAAATTGCTTAATGAATTTGCAAGAAAATATGAAAAAAATTCACAAAATCTAGATTCCTTACAGGATGCACACACAAAGACATTAGAAGAAATTGAAAAAGAATACCATAATATCACTAAATTGTCCGCTGAACAAAAAATTAAAACAAGCACTTCTTTTAACGAGTTTTCTGAAAAGTTTAAAGCACTCATAAACAAATATGATGCCAAAAAGTTGCAAGAGACTTATCGTTTGCTCGATGCATTTAACGAAACTATCATGCAATCACATCAATTATACATCGGGTTAGGTAAAGTAGTTAAACATATTGAAAACAATTCTCATCTTCTATTTTTGCAAACATTCAAAGAACAACTCAATTCTATTATTTTGCTACAAGAACAATTTAACCCTAATTTAGAAACTCAAGGTTTTCACCAAATTACTAGAAGACAAGCTAAACGTGATGGATTACTCGATCTAATTGCTGATGTAAACGCTATTCTTAAAACACTTGCTTCTGAAACCACCCGTAAGACAATCGGAAAGAACGACCACATCAAAAATGAACTGCTTAAAACCATACTAGAGAAAAGTGAAGAAGTTGTTTCTTTTATGCAAATACGCATGGAAAGACACAGAACATCCGTATTCAAAAAAATAAGGAGCCATCTTGAGGATGATGTTTCCTCTTGTGAGGATTTACAGAAAAAATTAGAACTCTTGCCTAACGATAAAAAAGCTCAAGGCCTCTTATTAGATCTTCAGAAAATGAGATTTTACCTCAAAGATGATGACCCACGCTCTTCTTGTAACACTCTAAAGGAAAAATTAGGACTTCTACTAAAGGAGCAGCCTTATCTCTTTACTGAAAGAGAGAAAATAGCTTTAACCCATCTTTTAGAAAACTTATCTGTTATTGCTTATGGAAAACGTTTTAATAAAAAAGATGTACAAGAACTGTTGAATCAATGCCAAGATATTATTAAAGAACTACT
This is a stretch of genomic DNA from Candidatus Rhabdochlamydia oedothoracis. It encodes these proteins:
- a CDS encoding hemolysin family protein, translating into MSDSLGLAFAIFLLVLLLLSSAFFSCSEVALFSLSSMKVKVFRADVDRRKQLVAHLLSSPRDLIITILVLNVITNILFQNVISSLFDGFSAWILHIGLPLVLTLTFGEMIPKSIGLANNDTISYRVAPYIYRLQNFFLPVRKVLVTITQFLMRLLFSFLKKEPDISVDELEYALKASRQLGVLNEEEAELIQGYLQLSESQVKELMRPRTDILFFDLEEPLTKLVRMFVDQQCSRVPVCQKNLDSVIGIMTSQIYFLHKEKLHQPKDMIAILQKPFFVPEMTSAPILLRQMLDRQEFLALVVDEYGSVSGLIALEDLVETVVGEIADARDEKADYTSSGKGIIIASGKLELSEFEKIFGIALPNINNMITLGGWLTEKIGDIPKAGFKYTAYGFLFHVLASDHKRVRRIYVRLIKVSSSKGSY
- the dcd gene encoding dCTP deaminase, whose translation is MAPKPDRWICYMAEEHEMIDPFVKEQVRYVEGKKVISFGLSSYGYDLRVAGQFKIFTNTDNCIIDPKNFTEDAFVCIEAEECTIPPNSFALARSVEKFRIPRDVLAICVGKSTYARCGIIVNVTPFEPEWEGYVTLEISNTTPLPAKIYANEGLAQVLFYQSSEECLVSYKDRDGKYMKQKGITLPVA
- the ruvB gene encoding Holliday junction branch migration DNA helicase RuvB, whose translation is MPDSFTHSSWNKKDDFAEIPLRPQALSEFVGQDTIVKRLEVSILAAKQRNEPLGHCLFHGPPGLGKTTLGTILSKAMQTDLVLTSGPSIEKAGDLAGILTNLKEGDILFIDEIHRLNRAIEEYLYAAMEDFFLDLMIDSGPSARSIQVKLNRFTLVGATTRVGLLSSAMRSRFTLNFRLNYYCFTFLEKIIMRTGQILGISLTKEACLSIAKRARGTPRIANNLLKWVRDFAQIKGFSKIDEPLANEALNMLEIDELGLDEMDKKILSTLIDYYQGGPVGISTIAAALSEEIHTLEEVYEPYLITQGFLKRTPRGREATTLAYEHLKIPFKT
- a CDS encoding SpoIID/LytB domain-containing protein translates to MKLLLAFVTLSLIVSSLLCYSKEASVNTQTLSDISKKHKPQTIKILLHKDLPQAFLEAKGRYFVYNPQNDFLIASGIYSKKQPIFSQEAGLKWGELFPGVSQMRLVPGSSQSTILVNGIEYKGCVEIYDIKGKLHIINEIDIENYLRSTLSLQSLSELDEEVMDALAIIARTKAYYLANKDPLLHWHVTSLEIEYQGSALACQNPSIPACISRTRNMILTYQSAPFEASWTEDSGGKTASFSSIFRKNIMTPSGVDSPIASAQRENHNWSFVISKQQLARLLDVKSIQALDLYQDADSHKVYAIRYKDGNKLKQMDFFTLQKKLGAKLKSNEFTIDADEKTVCFTGYGKGHGVGLCLFSAICMAKNAKKTPEILNHFFPNTKLEHMERLSTKTKV